A DNA window from Gasterosteus aculeatus chromosome 16, fGasAcu3.hap1.1, whole genome shotgun sequence contains the following coding sequences:
- the LOC120834054 gene encoding atypical chemokine receptor 3-like has protein sequence MSLSTSELEDLWASLDDLNLSEAFSNISSVDTTVCATAFNRNALLYSMCVLYSFIFIIGLAANALVLWVNVRAQRDSAPRHETHVYISHLAVADLCVCATLPVWVSSLAQHGHWPFGEVACKLTHLLFSVNLFGSIFFLACMSVDRYVSVTKHGDHERGPRRKLIRGAVCVGVWLLALIASLPDTYFLRTVKSTHGEAMLCRPVYPEGNPREWMVGVQLSFILLGFVLPFPVIAVFYAMLARAFTRSSSSSASSPVDQERGVSRRVILAYIVVFLGCWGPYHGILLVDSLSQLGLVPLTCGLENVIYVALHLTQCLSLLHCCFNPILYNFINRNYRYDLMKAFIFKYSTRTGLARLIDTSNMSEAEYSAVAVENPPQV, from the coding sequence ATGAGTCTGAGCACCAGTGAGCTGGAGGACCTGTGGGCGTCGCTTGATGACCTCAACCTCTCCGAAGCCTTTAGCAACATATCGAGCGTGGATACGACGGTGTGTGCCACGGCCTTCAACCGCAACGCCCTGCTCTACTCCATGTGTGTCCTCTacagcttcatcttcatcatcggcCTCGCCGCCAACGCTCTGGTCCTCTGGGTAAACGTTCGCGCCCAAAGGGACTCCGCCCCTCGCCACGAGACGCACGTGTACATTTCCCACCTCGCCGTCGCGGACCTCTGCGTGTGCGCCACCCTGCCCGTTTGGGTGAGCTCGCTGGCCCAGCACGGCCACTGGCCCTTCGGCGAGGTGGCGTGCAAACTCACCCACCTGCTGTTCTCCGTCAACCTCTTCGGCAGCATCTTCTTCCTGGCCTGCATGAGCGTGGACCGCTACGTGAGCGTGACCAAGCACGGCGACCACGAGAGAGGCCCGCGCAGGAAGCTGATCCGCGGCGCCGTGTGCGTAGGCGTGTGGCTGCTGGCTCTGATCGCCTCCCTGCCGGACACCTACTTCCTGCGCACTGTGAAGTCAACACACGGGGAGGCCATGCTGTGCCGGCCCGTGTACCCGGAGGGGAACCCCAGGGAGTGGATGGTGGGCGTGCAGCTGAGCTTCATCCTGCTGGGCTTTGTTCTCCCCTTCCCGGTCATCGCGGTCTTCTACGCCATGCTGGCCAGAGCTTTCACTCGCTCCTCTTCTTCGTCGGCGTCCTCCCCCGTGGACCAAGAGCGTGGCGTGAGCCGCAGGGTGATCCTGGCCTACATCGTGGTGTTCCTGGGCTGCTGGGGGCCCTACCATGGCATCCTCCTGGTTGACTCCCTGTCTCAGTTAGGCCTGGTGCCTCTGACCTGTGGGCTGGAGAACGTGATCTACGTGGCCTTGCACCTCACCCAGTGCTTGTCCTTGCTCCACTGCTGCTTCAACCCCATCCTCTACAACTTCATCAACCGAAACTACCGCTATGACCTCATGAAGGCCTTCATCTTTAAATACTCCACGCGGACGGGTTTGGCTCGCCTCATCGACACTTCCAACATGTCTGAGGCCGAGTACTCCGCGGTAGCTGTAGAGAACCCTCCACAGGTCTGA